In a single window of the Bacteroidales bacterium genome:
- a CDS encoding pirin family protein, which translates to MIRKIKFIKKSMPVMEGAGVRLNRVFGHNDIPDFDPFLLLDDFRSDNPEDYRRGFPWHPHRGIETITYILRGKVEHGDSLGNKGVIGDGEVQWMTAGSGIIHQEMPQVLEDGILYGFQLWANLPASHKMMPPRYREINSAEIPEIKNENGVKIKIIGGEYQGIKGAVTDIITEPVFLDISIPEHKQYLVTTEKNHNVFCYVIDGEGYFSNNGNDGQENQNSLASNRNLVLFEEGDTVEIFTNKSALRFLMISGNPIKEPIAWGGPIVMNTKEELNLAFDEFEKGTFIK; encoded by the coding sequence ATGATAAGAAAAATCAAGTTTATTAAAAAGAGCATGCCGGTAATGGAAGGTGCAGGAGTGAGGCTGAACAGGGTTTTTGGGCACAATGATATTCCCGATTTTGACCCTTTTCTCTTACTGGATGATTTTCGCTCGGATAATCCGGAAGATTATCGTAGAGGCTTTCCTTGGCATCCTCATCGTGGAATAGAAACCATTACTTATATTCTGAGGGGGAAAGTTGAGCATGGAGATAGCCTGGGAAACAAAGGAGTTATTGGTGATGGCGAAGTTCAGTGGATGACGGCCGGCAGCGGAATTATTCACCAGGAGATGCCACAAGTGCTGGAAGATGGCATTTTATATGGGTTTCAACTTTGGGCAAATCTTCCTGCTTCACATAAAATGATGCCACCAAGATATCGTGAGATCAATAGTGCTGAGATTCCGGAAATAAAAAATGAGAACGGAGTTAAGATAAAAATTATTGGAGGCGAATATCAGGGAATAAAAGGTGCTGTTACAGACATTATTACCGAGCCGGTATTTCTTGACATCTCAATACCTGAACACAAACAATACCTTGTTACCACAGAAAAAAATCACAATGTCTTCTGTTATGTGATTGATGGAGAAGGATATTTTTCTAATAATGGAAACGATGGGCAAGAAAACCAAAACTCATTAGCATCAAACAGAAACCTCGTATTATTTGAAGAAGGAGATACTGTTGAAATATTCACAAATAAATCAGCGTTAAGATTTTTGATGATTAGTGGAAACCCTATTAAAGAGCCCATTGCCTGGGGAGGCCCTATTGTTATGAATACTAAGGAAGAACTTAATTTAGCGTTTGATGAATTTGAAAAAGGAACTTTTATAAAGTAA
- a CDS encoding indolepyruvate oxidoreductase subunit beta, whose amino-acid sequence MKKDIILAGVGGQGILSIAAVIGYAAIDMGLFIKQAEVHGMSQRGGDVSSNLRISDREIYSDLIPGGKADLIISVEPMESLRYVPMLSPDGWLITNSEPFINIPNYPELQKIHDEIIAFPRHILIEADKMAKEINAAKSANMIILGASSPFLGIEFDKFEKAVAAIFRKKGDEVIQTNLNALKIGREFAMANMQ is encoded by the coding sequence ATGAAGAAAGATATTATTTTAGCAGGAGTCGGCGGGCAGGGAATATTATCCATTGCTGCCGTTATCGGATATGCAGCCATTGATATGGGATTATTCATCAAGCAGGCCGAAGTGCACGGCATGAGTCAGCGTGGCGGTGACGTATCATCAAATTTACGTATTTCCGACAGGGAAATATACTCAGACCTGATACCCGGAGGTAAAGCAGACCTTATTATTTCTGTGGAGCCCATGGAGTCGCTTCGCTATGTACCCATGCTTTCACCCGATGGATGGCTTATCACCAACAGCGAACCCTTCATCAATATTCCCAATTATCCTGAATTACAGAAAATTCACGATGAAATCATCGCATTCCCCCGCCATATTTTAATTGAAGCCGATAAAATGGCAAAAGAAATCAATGCGGCAAAATCAGCCAATATGATTATTCTTGGAGCTTCATCACCCTTCCTGGGTATTGAATTTGATAAGTTTGAAAAAGCCGTTGCTGCTATTTTCCGCAAAAAAGGCGATGAAGTGATTCAGACAAACCTGAATGCATTAAAAATAGGTAGAGAATTTGCTATGGCAAATATGCAGTAA
- a CDS encoding histidine phosphatase family protein, whose protein sequence is MKTIYLIRHAEAEAYSKAGDIKRHLTTHGLESIEKTYKRLENFKPEFELILASHACRASETALQISSLSNFCTKKIINDARIYNAGIEDLLDILCELNDDVAKIVMVGHNPGLTDFVNLFITPKIVLPPFGIICLDFETDIWAKIHKSPCQKRFFIYPSKE, encoded by the coding sequence ATGAAAACCATTTACCTTATCAGGCATGCCGAAGCTGAAGCATATTCAAAAGCCGGTGACATTAAACGGCATTTAACTACTCACGGATTAGAAAGCATTGAAAAAACATATAAGCGTCTTGAAAACTTTAAACCTGAATTTGAGTTGATATTAGCCAGCCATGCTTGTCGTGCCAGTGAAACAGCATTACAAATTTCCAGCTTAAGCAATTTTTGCACAAAAAAAATAATAAATGATGCCAGAATTTATAATGCAGGGATTGAAGACTTGCTTGATATTCTTTGTGAGTTGAATGATGATGTTGCAAAAATTGTAATGGTTGGTCACAATCCCGGCCTAACAGATTTCGTAAATTTATTCATTACACCAAAAATTGTATTGCCGCCATTCGGAATTATTTGCTTAGATTTTGAAACTGATATATGGGCAAAAATTCATAAATCACCTTGCCAAAAAAGGTTTTTCATATATCCTTCAAAAGAATAA
- a CDS encoding cytidylate kinase family protein has protein sequence MKNYPKISVTGDLGSGKSHVSRLLSEKLGFRIVSTGLIQRDIAAKYNMTTLELNEYTKTHPEIDDEIDSTIEKLQDANESLIFDSRLAWHFAPKSFKVYLTVNINEAARRIFYDTRTSENYLDIEETKNKISARRSSELERFKAYYGIDYSNLNNYDLVIDTSDKTPEAVNEIITENFKNWIKEN, from the coding sequence ATGAAAAATTATCCCAAAATATCCGTCACTGGCGACCTGGGAAGTGGTAAAAGCCATGTCAGCCGGCTGCTTTCAGAAAAACTCGGGTTTCGTATTGTTTCCACCGGTTTGATTCAGCGTGATATTGCTGCAAAATACAATATGACAACCCTTGAATTAAATGAATATACTAAAACCCATCCCGAAATTGACGATGAAATAGACTCTACTATCGAGAAGCTTCAGGACGCTAATGAATCATTGATTTTTGATTCTCGCCTGGCATGGCATTTTGCGCCAAAATCATTTAAGGTTTATCTTACAGTAAATATTAATGAAGCGGCCCGGCGGATTTTTTACGATACGCGCACCAGCGAAAATTATCTGGATATTGAAGAAACAAAAAACAAAATATCAGCACGCCGCAGCAGCGAACTGGAACGATTCAAAGCGTATTATGGTATTGATTACTCCAATCTGAATAATTATGACCTTGTTATAGATACTTCCGATAAAACACCCGAAGCAGTAAATGAAATAATAACAGAAAACTTCAAAAACTGGATAAAAGAAAATTAA
- a CDS encoding thiamine pyrophosphate-dependent enzyme produces MQKLMLLGDEAIAQGAIDAGMSGIYAYPGTPSTEITEYIEHSKEAKELHIKACWAVNEKTAVESAIGMAYAGKRSMACMKHVGLNVAADAFVNSAITGTNGGLIIVAADDPSMHSSQNEQDSRFYGKFSLLPILEPGNQQEAYDMVHYGFELSERYHLPVLLRITTRLAHSRSGVVRKASKQQNTLKLPEDMRQYVLLPAIARKRYKMLLNAQNQLIEEGEKSPFNFYIDGKDKSLGIITFGIAFNYLMENYPERIIPYPVLRLAQYPAPRKMIEKITKECDEILVLEEGAPMMEELLRGYLDNSLKIKGRMDGTVPRDGELNPNLVAVALGMKETEPAQIPAVVAGRPPSLCNGCPHIDTYLGLNEAIAKYGKGRVFSDIGCYTLGALPPFDAINSCVDMGASITMAKGAADAGLVPSVAVIGDSTFTHSGITGLLDAVNNNSPITVVILDNSITAMTGGQKSAATGKVADICKGVGVDPEHVHIIKPLRKNHEENVKIFEKELAYEGISVIIPSRECIVSLNKRMRDKFKEKKEEKV; encoded by the coding sequence ATGCAAAAATTAATGTTATTGGGAGATGAAGCTATAGCTCAGGGGGCTATTGATGCGGGTATGTCGGGTATTTATGCGTATCCGGGAACTCCCTCCACTGAAATCACTGAGTATATTGAACATTCAAAAGAAGCTAAAGAGCTTCACATAAAAGCATGCTGGGCAGTTAACGAAAAAACCGCAGTGGAAAGCGCCATCGGTATGGCTTATGCAGGAAAACGCTCTATGGCTTGCATGAAACATGTCGGGTTAAATGTTGCCGCCGATGCTTTTGTCAATTCGGCAATCACAGGAACCAACGGAGGTTTAATCATTGTTGCTGCCGATGACCCTTCGATGCACTCTTCGCAAAACGAACAGGATTCCAGGTTTTATGGCAAATTTTCATTATTGCCTATTCTCGAACCCGGAAATCAGCAGGAAGCATATGATATGGTGCATTATGGTTTTGAATTATCTGAAAGATACCACCTGCCTGTACTGCTTCGCATCACCACAAGACTCGCACATTCACGTTCCGGTGTGGTCCGCAAAGCATCAAAACAGCAAAACACCCTGAAATTGCCGGAAGATATGAGGCAATATGTTTTGTTACCTGCTATTGCCCGCAAGCGTTATAAAATGTTACTAAATGCGCAGAACCAACTTATTGAGGAAGGCGAAAAATCGCCATTTAATTTTTACATTGATGGAAAAGACAAATCTTTGGGGATTATCACTTTCGGCATTGCATTCAATTATCTGATGGAAAACTATCCGGAACGCATTATTCCATATCCTGTTTTGCGTTTAGCCCAGTATCCAGCTCCACGAAAAATGATTGAAAAAATCACAAAAGAATGTGATGAAATACTTGTTTTGGAAGAAGGAGCTCCGATGATGGAAGAATTGCTCAGAGGATACTTAGACAATTCCTTAAAGATAAAAGGCCGCATGGACGGCACAGTTCCCCGCGATGGTGAACTTAATCCAAATCTTGTAGCTGTAGCTCTTGGCATGAAAGAAACAGAACCTGCCCAAATTCCCGCTGTTGTTGCAGGACGCCCGCCATCACTTTGTAACGGCTGCCCGCACATTGACACTTATCTTGGTTTGAATGAAGCTATTGCAAAATACGGTAAAGGCCGCGTTTTTTCGGATATCGGTTGTTATACTCTGGGAGCTTTGCCACCTTTTGATGCTATTAACTCCTGCGTGGATATGGGCGCTTCCATCACTATGGCTAAAGGCGCAGCCGATGCCGGCTTAGTGCCTTCCGTGGCAGTTATCGGCGATTCCACATTCACTCACTCAGGGATAACCGGACTTCTGGATGCTGTAAATAACAACTCTCCTATTACTGTAGTCATCCTCGACAATAGCATAACAGCTATGACCGGCGGGCAAAAATCCGCGGCTACAGGCAAAGTGGCTGATATATGTAAAGGAGTTGGCGTTGACCCTGAACATGTTCACATTATTAAACCCTTACGGAAAAATCATGAAGAAAACGTAAAGATTTTTGAAAAGGAACTGGCATATGAAGGCATTTCGGTAATCATTCCCTCCCGTGAATGTATTGTTTCGTTGAACAAACGCATGCGCGATAAATTCAAAGAAAAAAAAGAAGAGAAAGTTTAA
- a CDS encoding isocitrate/isopropylmalate family dehydrogenase produces the protein MAKRTIVAMPGDGIGNVVLEECIRVLNAAGFEANYVKGDIGWEFWCKEGNPLPDRTLKLIEEHKIGLFGAITSKPKDKAMAELSLELKDKGYVYYSPIVTMRQKFGLDICMRPCQTLVGNPLNYVRRTADGGVEEPVVDCMIFRQNTEGLYGGVEWTNPPDNVYNALMSHPRFKPNFEWCPREELAVSTRITTKKFCTRIIKAAFEYAKKRGFDKITLCEKPNVIRETSGMMLKIAQDMSKNEYPGIRVEDVNIDAMMMWMTKNPENYHVIVSENMFGDIVSDAFAGLIGGLGFATSAQFNPDSGVAVFEPTHGSAPKYADFNPSIVNPVAMVLSAVMMLEHLNENEIANRIRKATEDVVAEGKVRAYDMLKMKGTQNVVNQGAASTKQMADAIIAKL, from the coding sequence ATGGCAAAAAGAACTATTGTAGCAATGCCGGGCGATGGCATTGGAAATGTTGTACTTGAAGAGTGCATCCGTGTATTAAACGCAGCAGGTTTTGAGGCAAACTATGTTAAAGGCGATATCGGCTGGGAATTCTGGTGTAAGGAAGGGAATCCTTTACCCGACAGAACACTTAAACTTATTGAAGAACATAAAATAGGTTTATTCGGTGCAATTACATCAAAACCAAAAGATAAGGCTATGGCAGAATTGTCTCTGGAACTGAAAGACAAAGGGTATGTGTATTACAGCCCGATAGTTACCATGCGACAGAAATTCGGCTTGGATATTTGCATGCGCCCTTGCCAGACACTGGTGGGTAACCCCTTGAATTATGTACGCCGAACCGCAGATGGCGGTGTTGAGGAACCGGTGGTGGATTGTATGATATTCCGCCAGAACACGGAAGGCCTTTATGGAGGCGTTGAGTGGACAAATCCTCCTGACAATGTGTATAATGCACTGATGTCACACCCTCGTTTTAAGCCAAACTTTGAATGGTGCCCGAGAGAAGAACTGGCTGTCTCAACACGTATTACAACAAAAAAATTCTGTACCAGAATCATTAAAGCTGCTTTTGAGTATGCAAAAAAGAGAGGTTTTGACAAGATAACCCTTTGTGAAAAACCGAATGTGATACGCGAAACATCGGGCATGATGCTGAAGATAGCCCAGGATATGAGCAAGAATGAATATCCCGGAATCCGTGTTGAAGATGTGAATATTGATGCCATGATGATGTGGATGACCAAAAACCCCGAAAATTATCATGTAATTGTTTCCGAAAATATGTTTGGAGATATTGTTTCCGACGCATTTGCCGGGCTGATTGGCGGTTTGGGTTTCGCTACTTCTGCTCAGTTCAACCCCGATAGCGGCGTTGCCGTTTTTGAACCCACTCATGGCTCTGCTCCTAAATATGCTGATTTCAATCCTTCAATTGTGAACCCTGTAGCTATGGTACTTTCTGCGGTTATGATGCTTGAGCATTTGAATGAAAATGAAATCGCAAACCGTATCCGCAAAGCTACTGAAGATGTTGTTGCAGAAGGTAAAGTTCGTGCTTACGACATGCTGAAGATGAAAGGCACCCAGAATGTAGTCAATCAGGGCGCTGCTTCTACAAAGCAAATGGCAGACGCAATTATTGCAAAACTTTAA
- a CDS encoding serine hydroxymethyltransferase: MERDSKIFDLIQKEYERQLHGIELIASENFVSQQVLEAMGSVLTNKYAEGYPGKRYYGGCQIVDQTEQIAIDRLKELFGAAYANVQPHSGAQANMAVLLTCLKPGDTFMGLNLSHGGHLSHGSPVNSSGILYKVVDYGVEEETGTVNYDKMEEVALRERPKLIIAGASAYSRDWDFKRMREIADKINAILMADIAHPAGLIAKGLLNNPLPHCHVVTSTTHKTLRGPRGGIIMMGKDFENPWGLTTPKGEIKMMSALLDSAVFPGVQGGPLEHVIASKAVAFGEALTDSYKNYVVQVQKNATVMSKCFTDKGYKVISGGTDNHLMLIDLRTKFPEITGKVVENTLVKAHITVNKNMVPFDSRSPFQTSGLRVGTPAITTRGMKEEHMPMIVELLDEVISNIANEAVIAGVGERVKKFMNDFPLFAY; this comes from the coding sequence ATGGAAAGAGATTCTAAAATTTTCGACCTTATTCAGAAGGAATATGAACGTCAGTTACACGGAATTGAATTAATTGCTTCCGAAAACTTTGTCAGCCAGCAGGTGCTCGAAGCCATGGGCTCTGTTTTAACAAATAAATATGCCGAAGGTTATCCCGGAAAACGCTATTATGGCGGTTGTCAAATCGTTGACCAGACAGAGCAAATTGCCATTGACCGCTTAAAAGAGCTATTCGGCGCTGCCTATGCTAATGTCCAGCCGCACTCCGGGGCACAGGCCAATATGGCTGTTTTGCTCACCTGCCTTAAACCAGGAGACACATTCATGGGGCTTAACCTTTCGCACGGCGGACACCTTTCTCATGGCTCGCCCGTAAACTCTTCCGGAATCCTATATAAGGTGGTTGATTATGGCGTGGAAGAAGAAACCGGAACCGTAAATTATGATAAGATGGAAGAAGTGGCGTTGCGCGAACGCCCGAAACTCATCATTGCCGGAGCATCAGCCTATTCACGCGACTGGGATTTCAAACGTATGCGCGAAATAGCTGATAAGATTAATGCCATTCTGATGGCCGATATTGCTCATCCAGCAGGACTCATTGCCAAAGGACTTCTGAATAACCCACTACCCCACTGTCACGTTGTTACCTCAACCACTCACAAAACCTTACGCGGACCGAGAGGCGGCATAATTATGATGGGAAAAGATTTTGAAAACCCATGGGGCCTCACAACTCCCAAAGGCGAAATAAAAATGATGTCCGCATTACTTGATTCTGCAGTATTTCCGGGTGTTCAGGGCGGGCCGCTGGAACATGTCATCGCCTCCAAAGCCGTGGCTTTTGGAGAAGCCCTGACCGATTCCTATAAAAATTATGTGGTTCAGGTGCAGAAAAATGCTACCGTTATGTCGAAATGTTTTACGGATAAAGGCTATAAAGTAATTTCAGGAGGCACCGACAACCACCTGATGCTGATAGACCTTCGCACCAAATTTCCGGAAATAACAGGAAAAGTTGTTGAAAACACACTGGTTAAGGCACATATTACTGTTAACAAAAATATGGTTCCTTTCGACAGCCGATCACCCTTTCAGACATCAGGATTGCGAGTTGGCACACCTGCCATAACTACACGTGGCATGAAAGAAGAACACATGCCAATGATTGTTGAATTGCTGGACGAGGTAATTTCAAATATTGCCAACGAAGCAGTCATTGCCGGTGTTGGAGAACGCGTGAAAAAATTCATGAACGATTTTCCATTATTCGCTTATTAA
- a CDS encoding class I mannose-6-phosphate isomerase, with amino-acid sequence MRTLYPLKFKPIFKEKIWGGKKIATVLNQDFATLTNCGELWAISGVEGSESIVANGFLKGNTLPELLEVYMGDLVGERVYEKFGNEFPLLFKFINSEDFLSVQVHPNDELALSRHQSLGKTEMWYIIDADDEASLICGFKNTIDKNKFLKNLSENKLKDILNFEPVVKGDVFYMPSGMVHAIGPGILLAEIQQSSDITYRIYDWDRFDHAGLKRELHTELALDAIDFKSDKQCKTHPVIAKNRPVLLQQSEYFTVNLIDTDKQLILNYSDKDTLVVLMCIGGSCKIQYNEGQEKLNPGETLLIPAEMIEIELNPDKFCKILETYIE; translated from the coding sequence ATGAGAACGCTTTATCCATTAAAATTCAAGCCGATTTTTAAAGAAAAGATCTGGGGCGGAAAAAAGATTGCAACAGTTTTAAACCAGGATTTTGCTACGCTCACGAATTGCGGTGAACTATGGGCAATTTCGGGTGTTGAAGGTTCTGAAAGCATTGTTGCAAATGGTTTTTTGAAAGGGAATACTTTGCCCGAGTTGCTGGAAGTATATATGGGCGATTTAGTAGGGGAAAGGGTTTACGAAAAATTCGGGAATGAATTTCCACTGTTGTTTAAATTTATTAATTCAGAAGATTTTCTTTCTGTTCAGGTGCACCCCAATGATGAACTGGCACTGAGCAGGCATCAGTCTTTAGGCAAAACCGAAATGTGGTACATTATTGATGCCGATGATGAGGCCTCATTGATTTGCGGTTTTAAAAATACCATTGATAAGAATAAGTTTCTCAAAAATCTTTCCGAAAATAAGTTGAAAGATATTTTAAATTTTGAACCGGTTGTAAAAGGTGATGTTTTCTATATGCCATCAGGAATGGTGCATGCCATAGGGCCGGGTATTCTACTGGCAGAAATACAGCAGTCGTCGGATATTACTTATAGAATTTACGACTGGGACCGCTTCGACCATGCCGGATTAAAACGTGAACTTCATACGGAACTGGCGCTGGATGCTATAGATTTTAAATCGGATAAGCAATGCAAAACTCATCCGGTGATTGCAAAAAACAGGCCTGTGCTGTTGCAACAATCAGAATATTTTACTGTCAATTTGATAGACACCGATAAGCAGCTTATATTAAACTATTCTGACAAAGATACTTTAGTAGTTTTGATGTGCATAGGTGGCTCATGTAAAATACAATATAATGAGGGCCAGGAAAAATTAAACCCTGGAGAAACACTACTAATTCCTGCGGAGATGATTGAAATAGAACTAAATCCTGATAAGTTTTGTAAAATTCTGGAAACTTATATTGAATAG
- a CDS encoding GxxExxY protein yields the protein MMITQKYINDLAYKIVGCAIEVHKFIGPGLLESVYQKCMIDELESAGLDVQSQIWAPVLYKEKNLGGILKLDLLVNDLVIVELKAVEVMIPLYKAQLLSYLKLTGKPKGLLINFNCENISNQLVPLVTDEFAKLELN from the coding sequence ATGATGATTACTCAAAAATATATAAACGATCTGGCATATAAAATAGTTGGTTGTGCTATCGAAGTGCATAAATTTATTGGTCCGGGATTACTTGAATCAGTATATCAGAAATGCATGATAGATGAATTGGAAAGTGCCGGATTAGATGTACAATCCCAGATTTGGGCCCCGGTCTTATATAAAGAAAAGAACCTTGGCGGTATTCTTAAACTTGATTTGCTGGTAAATGACCTGGTGATAGTAGAGTTAAAAGCCGTTGAAGTTATGATACCTTTATATAAAGCTCAGTTACTGTCTTATTTAAAGTTAACGGGAAAACCGAAAGGTTTATTAATCAATTTTAATTGTGAAAACATTTCGAATCAACTCGTTCCATTAGTTACAGATGAATTTGCAAAACTTGAATTAAATTGA
- a CDS encoding (Fe-S)-binding protein, translated as MEEKIKIEVPVMADLQAKGEKPEFLYWVGCAGAFDDRYKKVSRAFIKILTHLKVSYGVLGIEETCTGDPARRAGNEMLFQMQAMTNIDTFKKYEINKIITTCPHCFNTLKNEYPELGGNYEVIHYTQLLQQFIKTGKLKIDNQSFSEKIITFHDPCYLGRGNNDYESPREVLKAVPAHKKEMKRNKSFALCCGAGGAQMFKEAEKGKKEVFIERTEEALETGAEIIATACPFCMVMLTDGLKYKNKEEAVKNLDIAELIAEALGL; from the coding sequence ATGGAAGAAAAAATAAAAATTGAAGTCCCTGTAATGGCTGATTTACAAGCCAAAGGTGAAAAGCCTGAGTTTTTGTACTGGGTAGGTTGCGCCGGTGCCTTTGACGACAGGTATAAAAAAGTTTCCAGGGCATTCATAAAAATCCTTACTCATCTTAAGGTTAGCTATGGGGTTCTGGGAATAGAAGAAACCTGCACAGGTGATCCGGCAAGGCGTGCAGGGAATGAGATGCTTTTTCAGATGCAGGCTATGACAAATATTGATACATTTAAAAAGTATGAGATAAATAAAATCATTACCACTTGCCCGCATTGTTTTAATACTTTAAAAAACGAATACCCTGAACTGGGGGGAAATTATGAAGTAATACATTACACACAACTATTACAACAATTTATCAAAACAGGGAAGCTAAAGATTGACAACCAAAGCTTTTCAGAAAAAATAATTACCTTTCACGACCCGTGTTATCTCGGACGCGGGAATAATGATTATGAAAGCCCCCGTGAGGTTTTAAAAGCCGTCCCGGCCCATAAAAAAGAAATGAAGCGAAACAAAAGTTTTGCCTTATGTTGCGGTGCAGGAGGAGCCCAAATGTTTAAAGAAGCCGAAAAAGGCAAAAAAGAAGTATTTATTGAACGCACGGAAGAAGCACTGGAAACCGGTGCTGAGATCATTGCCACGGCCTGCCCTTTCTGCATGGTAATGCTTACCGATGGATTAAAGTATAAAAATAAAGAAGAAGCAGTAAAAAATCTGGATATCGCAGAACTAATCGCAGAAGCATTAGGATTGTAA
- a CDS encoding 4Fe-4S dicluster domain-containing protein, whose protein sequence is MASQIVFIIILFITLCVFFYTINRISKFFTFTRPFPVKDFGRRFKVLFDVAFFQSKIFRRPVIGFLHALVFWGFCVILIGSIEMVIDGVFRTERVLSFLGALYNFITASGDIFALLIIISILIFLVRRLMLKVKRFEGLEMKPKNHQDAALALSLILLLMISLLGMNTFYMTSCDLLNDEIQGYFPVSSVIAGWIGTGEEDYDLYRFFWWVHILLIFLFANILPYSKHFHIFMSLFNVFFSRLEPLGKLSNMENVTHEVKMMLDPSLAYTSSSSEQGQVMERLGIKDVEDGTWKNYLDSLTCTQCGRCTSVCPANITGKKLSPRKIIMDFRARMKEKGPKMIKSGKSFDDGKSLLNDFISTEELWACTTCNACARECPLNINQPELILGMRRYLVMEEGNVPAQLKSMFANIENNGAPWQFSPEDRLLWTGELALNKTN, encoded by the coding sequence ATGGCAAGTCAGATAGTCTTTATCATCATACTGTTCATAACTTTATGCGTATTTTTTTATACCATAAACAGAATATCCAAATTTTTCACCTTCACGAGGCCATTCCCTGTAAAAGATTTTGGCAGGCGCTTTAAAGTTCTTTTTGATGTTGCTTTTTTCCAAAGTAAAATTTTCAGACGCCCTGTGATAGGATTTCTACATGCTCTTGTTTTCTGGGGTTTTTGCGTGATACTTATTGGAAGTATCGAGATGGTCATTGACGGCGTTTTCAGAACAGAAAGAGTGCTTTCATTTTTAGGTGCTTTATACAATTTCATCACGGCAAGCGGAGATATTTTTGCCTTGCTTATTATAATTTCCATATTGATTTTTCTTGTCAGAAGACTGATGCTTAAAGTGAAGCGTTTTGAAGGACTGGAAATGAAGCCAAAAAACCATCAGGATGCAGCTTTGGCGTTATCTCTGATTTTACTCCTGATGATTTCTCTGCTGGGAATGAATACCTTTTATATGACTTCCTGTGACCTATTAAATGATGAAATTCAAGGCTATTTCCCGGTAAGTTCAGTAATTGCGGGGTGGATAGGAACCGGAGAAGAAGATTATGATTTATACCGGTTTTTCTGGTGGGTACACATTTTACTGATTTTTTTATTTGCAAATATTCTACCTTATTCCAAACATTTCCACATTTTCATGTCCCTGTTCAATGTTTTTTTCAGCAGGCTTGAGCCCTTGGGAAAACTTTCCAATATGGAAAATGTAACACATGAAGTGAAGATGATGCTTGACCCTTCATTGGCTTATACATCAAGTTCTTCAGAGCAAGGACAAGTAATGGAGCGCCTGGGAATAAAAGATGTAGAAGACGGAACATGGAAAAACTATCTTGATTCATTGACTTGCACTCAATGCGGACGCTGCACCTCTGTATGCCCCGCTAATATTACCGGCAAAAAATTATCCCCTCGAAAAATAATCATGGATTTTCGTGCCCGCATGAAAGAAAAAGGCCCTAAAATGATTAAAAGTGGTAAAAGCTTTGATGACGGCAAATCTCTATTAAATGATTTCATCAGTACAGAAGAACTCTGGGCATGTACCACATGTAATGCTTGTGCCCGGGAATGCCCTCTTAACATCAACCAGCCGGAGCTGATTTTAGGTATGCGCCGTTATCTCGTTATGGAAGAAGGCAATGTGCCAGCACAATTAAAATCAATGTTTGCCAACATTGAGAACAATGGAGCCCCCTGGCAGTTTTCTCCGGAGGACAGGCTGCTGTGGACAGGAGAACTTGCTTTAAACAAAACTAATTAA